From Rhopalosiphum padi isolate XX-2018 chromosome 2, ASM2088224v1, whole genome shotgun sequence:
CGGTGGTTTTTGCGACCACCACAGGGGACGGATTTACGCTTTATGCGAGTAGTCCATCGGAAAAAAAAGACCCAAAACGACCATGGTAACACTTACTTACCAGCTGCTGTTCTTGATATCGTTGCATGATTTTTTTCCTCCCAGGCAAAAGTACCCTCCCCCCTTCAAACCATTCCATTGAATCATTTATCAGCGTTATCACTCAgaactcaataatattattatttgttaaataataaaaataaatatcacttATCATTTCTTGCCTGCACGTCGTGCACGTGTGTgagggttttattttttacacctAATCTATGCTTTTCCTGCATGTTAGGTGaatattaactatacatttttaatactttgtaGCGCAAAAACCCTCAAATTTTAGTACGCCATGTCAACGCACAACAGACCATTGAGAAAAATCCAGTCCACCAAGTCCACCTCAGACAACCGAGAGGTGCGCAAGGTTCCCGTTCCGTCGCATAGGCTTACACCGCTCAAAGAACACTGGTTAAAGATTTACACGCCTGTTGTCGAACACCTCCGATTGGATATCAGATTCAATGTCAAATCCAGAAATGTTGAAATCAGAAATCCCGTTCCAGATGATGAGATCGGCTCGCAACACTTGCAAAAAGCCGCAGACTTTGTCAAGGCATTTGTCTACGGGTTTGAAGTGGAAGATGCACTGGCATTAATAAGACTGGACAATTTGTTTGTTGAATCTTTTGAAGTATGTATCTCtaagttataatacattaatagtgTACACTTATATGGCATCAGTTAGAGACCAATGGAGATACTTATAATctcattatcaattttttttttcattcatcatTGTATCATGACTGTTTGATTTAGCACGAGTATCTGCAACaatgaaataatgtatatttttgatactTGATTTTTGTTGTCCTCAATGTAGATTATTACTAATTTAGGAGGTCAGATTAAGGTTCAGAATAATCAGAATGATTTTTACATTGTTCTAACAAAAAATTTATAGTTAACGTAGCTAAAATTATCATTTGTTGCTACTTAAATCCTTATGTTATATTACAAACAAcagctattatattaaaagattcatttattaactatatacaaaCACAACAgcctttaatatattttataaacaaatactgtaactgtattaatattatatacaaaactttCTTTTAATCACCTCGTTATTCACATCCCATTCAGTGACCAGATATCTGTAATAACTGCCAATTttcaatactttatttatagatttttacaaaatatattatatgatataaaagtgCTGAAAATACTAGAAAATAAGTGATgagtataagtaaataataaataaatgaattatttaagaaaatgaaaaaaaaggaGCAACTTAGTATTGGCctgtatttcaataatattgtgttaaaaatgtaaagttttaacacaatataacgAATATTTTTTGGGGAATTAGCTTTAGTGTTTTCATGTTACAAACAGTAGCATCTCAACCACTagatataaatttgatattcgTATAAATACCtctatattttgtaatgtatCACTCActcccaaaaaaataaaagacaaataatttaataataatataaatataacttatatacttaattatagacaattttaatattacttatatttttatttaggttaaagatgttaaaacattaaaaggaGACCATTTATCTCGTGCAATTGGTAGATTAGCTGGAAAAGGAGGACGAACAAAATTTACCATTGAAAATGTTACAAAAACCAGAATAGTATTGGCAGAcacaaaaattcatatattaggatcatttcaaaatatacaagtaGCTATGAGAGCCATTTGTAATCTAATTCTTGGATCTCCACCTTCTAAAGTTTATGGACAACTACAACAACTCTCCAAgagtaaagttttataaatttgtatattttaatattaaaataaaaatgttattttctatttataaataattaaaatgtatacaagtttatgtacaataaataattttggtgACAAATAATTTAGATTAGCTTAATGGAAGATAGGGAAGTAACAAGTAATGTTACTTAATATGGTAATTGTGTAATTTTATCATGTACATTacacaatttacaaaatgtttaaatatgatatactgATAACCTTTGAGTAAtgtgagttatttaatttttatttttgaaatctataaaaaaaaaacattgattttaatatttaaaaaatgtaggtttaaaataagcatttatttattaaaaatattatatgatataacattttcaaatatcaattagtcattgataatattatggtaaatttaaaaaaaaataagtaaatatcattcatatgtaatcataaaaacaatttaattatgttttcatccattaatttaatataatacaatttaaataatttattaaggattttgagtataatataatgatataagatatatttttgtcGTTAAATAAGCCGTCTTTAgtgaagaaatatatattttattcacatatagcctatagacatattataaaaatgtgttgtaACAACATGTCAACATagaacatagaaaaaaaaactaataattataacttataggttgttgtttattctattattctattactttttatttagttttcattattatttattacaaactaCAATATTGAAAGTTTAGTGATCTATTAATCTTTTATTCTACTCATGCTCAgtcaattattgtaatactaaaaataaaataagttataataatgaaaaatatttaaaattaaaacttttaaaacctAGGTTTTTGTTCTAGATATACTTAACAAATCTATCaaaattatgtattgaattaaaaaaattagcatttattattttttatttaattaaatagttttaaaataacttcataatattatattagcataCCCTGCACGGCCTAAATGAggaattttttcaatattttattcatcttaaattatatttaacagttttaaaCAGTATTCAGGTTCTgattttgagaaatattatttgaattccaAATTAAAAAGGAATATTCAGTATGTGAACTGCAAcagactaataaaaaatataaaacttttaatactgaattatcattaaaatattgtcatatatatttttttaataatatactgtagtgAGTAATAATCTAGCAATCTTCTAAGAAATTGTAATGATtaataaacaatgtaataatccgcgctaaaatatttaacaactcCATTAGTAgcaagaagaaaaaaaattagcaaCGTCGGAACCGTTAATTTACTGTGGCCAGTGACTACTGTGTAGTGAGTAGTaagattgtaatttaataaaattgttatactaaTACACATGGACGCCCATTGGTAACATTTTAAGGCTAAATAGAGGTgtaatgttattactttattttaattatatgccattttatataggtaaagcatgtatgtattgataatattgatatattgtagttaattaacataaattgtaataattatatatttttcctatactaaaaaagagaaaatacaatataacatattattcagTATTGATGAATAAGAACTGCACATTTCTTCGTTTCAATCATTTTATCTTaatgtataatagttaaaaatattttatgatgtctAAGTCATTAGGtagaatatcattttaaataggtagttaatagttatagactatagtaacaactaacaaattaatattaactttccATGAAGAGGGGCAAGTGCCCCGTTTGCCCCACTCCCTCCCACAATAAATGTCTATGCTAAGTAGTAAgtaggtaaaaatgtaaaatattttattactattttaaagtcTAAGTTTTGTACATTTCGGACTTCGGTAAAcaaaatttttggattttttattgataagatGTTTGGTGGTATTGTGACGTCGTGTTAGACAAATGCGTAATGATAGTGAATATTGGTTTGCTAGTAAAAGACTAGAGAGCATTCCTATTTACTTTCGAATGTGGTCGACGAGTAATGGGTATGTTGTTGACATGACCTGCCATCTGGTTGTaagtttgtaatttgtattttttttttttatagttgatgTTCTGTGCTTcccctactattattattatgatttaatattcatagttaAATTAAAGTTCTACAACAGCAGAGACCAGTGACTACTTACTACTCAGTACTTTTAAGTCATAAATTGTAATCAGAAAACGTTTAATCACGAATAACATCTTacgacaataaataataataataataattttattttaatactggcAAGTGGTGATAGATCGGTCTCCTAGGTCACGGTTTGTATTGCTAAACATACGCAcagatttgtatataatttattaataatcttaaaaaatatctacCAAATCATACGGTTTTGGCAGCGATAAAATcgttgtttgtataataaattgttcacaAACCAATTTGCACGTTCAAAACTACACGACTACTATCAATGGCGGACGAGCTGATCAATTACAAATTGCAACTGCAGCAGGtaactatttttcattatttgcaTAATGCTGTTATAATATGGTTacagattatataaaataataaatgaacgatattgttattcaatgtatgtaacatttatattttgttagatatttataaaaaaaaccatctgGATGTTGTGCATTTGTTTCACATTGATGattgatgttatattgttatccaTATGTTAGTATCAAAATCCATTTGATTTTAAACTGAGTTCACATCTATGTTGTCTATTGTATAGGTTGTAAGTGCTTTTTATAGTATTCTGATTGATCGTTGTAATCATGGTTTTATTCACTAACCTTGATCTACCGAGAGATTTCCAGAATTGGGCCGAGCTCTACTTTTAGACATGACACGATAAACAACGTAACTATGAACCCAgcttaaatattgtatagtatttacatagatattaaaaatatcaacaagtAACTTATCATatcttttagaatttaaaatgcttTTTACAAGTGGTACCTACCTCAATCAATTAATTGCATTTTagtgtacaacataatatttgttaaccCGAAATCACTAAtggtaatattatgattaagttACCTGAcaaaattacacattttttatgtacaaaaattgagtatctacttatttttttaaattttctaaaacattaacaaatacattaaataaaatacaaagtataagtgttttaatatattaaaattaactaatttagaATGGTTGTTGAAATTAAccaaagtttttgaaaatgaatattttatgaaacataaatataggtatgtactttGACATGTTTTTTCATCTTGATCTAATGtagcaatttatattaataaaaaaaaatatatatgtatatattaaattttaattaatttatcaaaaattaaatgttttgattaagGCTCAATTAATTGCCattatgtaaaattgatatGATGTTAAACcccatttaaattatatagttaattataagttgaaaatcaacattttttaaatataacaaattagtGTAATTtgcattatctatatatatttatggctgacttaaaaaaattagtgtttgctttaattataataatatgtaaagataatgctattattattaaaatacctattatataggtacttcaaatgtagccatgtaggtattGTCTAAATCATCAAAATCTACATGTAAAAttcttttgtttaatttttagtttcattccatttttttttttttatgccctAATTCTATTTTATCTCATATTAGTtctcaatataaaaatgtaagtaattattTGCTCATTATTGAGATAAAATATAGCTTCACTCATTTgagttcaattaaaaaaaaaatgtataattattgcaGTATTAGAAAATAGGTAACAGTTTATAGTGAAAATCCTTCaccgtaaatatttttttttgtaataataaatagatgcAGCATTTGGAAACATTATTAGCACCATCTGTATCTTACATCGGCATCATCCAAAGTATCAAGGTATTACAATTAGGCAaacaactaattaaaatattttataatttctcccGGTTTATAAAATTGTAGAGAAAATTTGCTGTTCATAAAAGTCTTCAGATTTGCTTTACCTGCATTATACCCAATTCACCTGGCAACTGCAGTTGGAACAGTTTTAGCTGATATTTATTCACCAACTGATTGGTTactgtaaaaacaaataaccatggtctgtatttaaataaaagtactcCTGGTTGAGATTTtagtaaagatttttaaaagattttcgGAATTTTTAGGATTCAGCCATGTTGAACATTCTACACCCGGATGTTATCGTTTATACGCACCGGTAAGGTTTGTCTGGCAAAGCTATGGTCTATTGaccatagtatataatatattgtatcaattCTATACACTTTTGTTTTAGGCCCTAATTAGCTTACATTGGGAAAATCTTTAcatgtttgtaatatttgtgttgcttttattttattctacttaTAGGTAGAAGCAGCATTGACAAATAGCCCTGATGACCCAGaacttataaaattgaaaactgaTTTAGAAGAAGTTATTGAATTAACAGCTGAACTTGTAAGAACGCAAACTCAACCAAAAAAAGAAATtggtatgtaattttaataaaaatgtaaagtaatttaatgataatattgaataatgattaaattgtaaacatttatttttattttccatagttcaaacaaaaaaagaatCATCGTATCAACCTGATATATTACCATCTGTTGCAAAGACGAAAGGTGAATGGAAATCAGGAGACAGATGTTTGGCACAGCTAGCAGATGATGGTAAATTTTACGAAGGTACTATTGAGACTATTGATGGAGAAGCGGTAGCAGTTTTAATAGATGGACAAAAAGCTGCTGCTGTAACAACACTAGATTTTATTAAAGATTTGCCCAGAACTCATCCTAATGAAATGAAACacaagtaaaacattttaaaatgctctatttttttttttatataattgtaaaattattgttacctGTTGATAGAAAACAACCTGTAGCCAAGTATAgagaatatcaaaaaaaaagaaaacttgcTAAACAGCAGAGATTTAAACAGTTAGAAGAAGAACGtgaagttgaaaaaaataaatggctAGCATTTGCTACTAAAGTaagatatactaaatatttataaatccttTTAATCCACAAGTTTCTATTTACTATAATggttaattcaataaatttactgaaacctaaactaaattatatataaatatatttatattattgatacataTCTGTATAGTATACAGTGCATACTGTCACATCCTTAAACATGaagtataattgtttataataacatttccaAAGGTcaagaaaaataacttataacaaccaaaatttaaaaaaagtcattataaaacagtttatcatattatatttaaattacaaaatgttcattctaataatgtatattatcaaaacgtaaattgtatttttgttaaatattagtaaaatttattgaattttaaaataatctgtttcttttttttgttatgtgttttttttttaatacaattcttgtttttatactattctaaatttatttttaatattgtattaattaaagtcataatatataatattacccttATAAATCTATTTGACTAAATTTTCCAAATATAAACATCATTACATCCATATGCTTATACAAGAAAGTCATAAAAACcagtaaaattaatcataatatataacaagttGTTGCAACCATAAATTATAGGTCATTAACCTAGTATGTCACTAcaacattataaactatttctATAGGATATTTTAAAGAAGTACATTTAGTGAAATTTTTTCTGTggtttaaagtaattatttttttcaagctATAAATATGATTGCCTACCACTTCTGTgaccataaataattttttctaattattaataataataatagtttacaataattggttttaattaattaaagtaaatatttttaaagttaaattttcattaaatggaCAAAAAATTGTAGAAGTTTTAGGTATTGGTAtgaataatatagttgttatattattggcAAAGGATAATAAACACGTAATAATATAGGAAATATTCACAagatatatttatctttaaaaccaatgtgtttaaaaataatttaatattattttattttatttattgtctaattaattaaaaatgtatattcgcATATGTTTAGGGTGTGAAAAAAGGCATAccgaaaaaaagtatatttgccTCTCCTGATAATGTTAATGGACGAGTTGGTATTGGTACCTGTGGCTTGGGTGGAAAAGGTATGACAGAATTTCCAACCGctgagaaaagaaaaaaataagactGCAATCAatgcattgtattttaaattttgtaaaaaaaattaaggctATCATATCAACATGCTTATTTTAcctttattaattgtattctttttttcacatttaatgttttaatgtatatttttcatgaatataaattatgtgtaattaaattaaagttactgcttattttaatattagcatataaataaaaatatacattttatagtaatatataatatgtatattataataccattattttaaattgaaataatgacAACTGATTAGACAACAAAGTAGTTCTTTGAAAAATGAAGcaaatattcaaacaaaaataatctaatacatatattaattcaGTACACATTGTTAAATTGTTCaagtagatatttaatttatttgttattgtataattccttttacatataataatgtgtggAATATATAAACTCTTGCtaaatattatatgctaatTGTTCAGCCACAAAGACTTAAACaatgatagtaataattttaaaatgagtataTTGAATACTACtcaggtacctactatatatattatatcatatcttaACTAAACGAattgtttactatttaaaataaaacaaaggtAATTTATCATTAGCTGAGCAATTAATTAATAGAAGATAATTATATATCCAGTACCATTaattcaatatacataatatattataatattatatctaatcaaTGCCAGTAGGCagtaataagaatttttttaagaaatttttatctaatatttatattaaatacaattgtcatgtatagaataattttttggtacaagagtattttatattttgttgtttaatgcaatatttatttgacacctctaaaaatattgatatttatattatgatatagtgcATTGTGAACGCTGTTATATGTCTAATACTCTCTTATATGAAtggtatttcataaaaaatattctgttacaAAATCACAATTGTTTCTTGAACAAAACTTGAAAaccaatacaattaatatatatatatataatatttaattatctaagTATTGACTGGAATAATGAGTGTTATTGCTTTTTCAGTTTAAACAATATGTCTGTATATTTCAATGTTGACATTATTgtcatttgtttataaatatgtacgtaatgttttatggttttatctgcttaatataaatttgttaatcaaattttgatttccATAACTTGAGAAGTACTGTTgtgatcaaaatatattatgtctattaccTCTCAGAATTCTAACCTCTATtagtatgataatatgatatattacaggggtggccaactttaatagacttgcTATCTACCTCCGAGATTTTCTAGGTTGTCAATGTGTGTTACAGTTCTTTTATTCGATATCTGTGTATAATctcgttttatttattgctttttttctaaatataatttttatattcctgggatatacaaaaatatacaaatttacaaaaaaaataaatattttaattgttttctgaaaaaaattcaaaattttatgaaaatgggaAAAGGTGTCGCGATCGACTCAAATTCATCtcgcgatcgactggttggccacccctgatatAGGACATGGGTACATACAGTGCAcaaattgttattcattttttacagtattgttcaatatattttatgttctggATAGAACCATTATGATCTTgtcaaaaagtataaatttagaTACCTATTCCTaccactcattattttttttaatactcttCAGTTATCAGCTATCTTAATTCTAAATCTAGGGTAATCAGATTAATTACTCGGCTGATATCAAAGTTAAAAGATATTTCCAAATTATGATGAACATGATTAATGACATGGATGACtacgatttaaataataaaatattattgctacTTGCTGCCAACAATGACACGGcttaactaaatttatttaattttctacttGTTGTGCCATAagtaaaatcttataatatcgattttttAAACTTGCAACATCTTTAAATCGGTTTTACAgaatacagttaaaataatatcatattgttttattgctatgaatttattttaaaataatgaatatcctcatacttttattaatacaagGTGCAGATTGTgatgttttaagaaaaattaaaaacgcctTAAAAAATacgactaataaaataataagtatattacattttaaaaagtgccattaaaatcttttaaacatttaaacataatatttaaataaaaatacaaaaatctatttgtattacttaagtttacttaatttaacatttatacagTTGATGTGAGTAGCGAgtcgtaaataaaattatctatctatatattagCATAATAAAGACTCATATATATCTACCTACACGTGACAAAAGTTATGTTTGTCCGTGTTTGGTAGGTACAAAGATAAAATCgtagttattttttgttaactaATAAGGACTTTTACAACTTCTGTTAAGTTCCtctatttatactgttttattCTTATGTCTGCTTCAGTACTTCCACTTTATCTATgtagttaggtacctaataaaaataatatgacgtacctaggaaaataaataatacctatttaggTATTTTGTTTAGTGGTATATAgtttatgataaattgttatCAAACTGCATccgttctataaaatatatgataaatagttctaaaatataaaaaaat
This genomic window contains:
- the LOC132921549 gene encoding survival of motor neuron-related-splicing factor 30; the protein is MADELINYKLQLQQVEAALTNSPDDPELIKLKTDLEEVIELTAELVRTQTQPKKEIVQTKKESSYQPDILPSVAKTKGEWKSGDRCLAQLADDGKFYEGTIETIDGEAVAVLIDGQKAAAVTTLDFIKDLPRTHPNEMKHKKQPVAKYREYQKKRKLAKQQRFKQLEEEREVEKNKWLAFATKGVKKGIPKKSIFASPDNVNGRVGIGTCGLGGKGMTEFPTAEKRKK
- the LOC132919745 gene encoding RNA-binding protein PNO1-like, with protein sequence MSTHNRPLRKIQSTKSTSDNREVRKVPVPSHRLTPLKEHWLKIYTPVVEHLRLDIRFNVKSRNVEIRNPVPDDEIGSQHLQKAADFVKAFVYGFEVEDALALIRLDNLFVESFEVKDVKTLKGDHLSRAIGRLAGKGGRTKFTIENVTKTRIVLADTKIHILGSFQNIQVAMRAICNLILGSPPSKVYGQLQQLSKSKVL